One region of Gorilla gorilla gorilla isolate KB3781 chromosome 15, NHGRI_mGorGor1-v2.1_pri, whole genome shotgun sequence genomic DNA includes:
- the OR4N5 gene encoding olfactory receptor 4N5 isoform X1: METENLTVVTEFILLGLTQSQDAQLLVFVLVLIFYLIILPGNFLIIFTIKSDPGLTAPLYFFLGNLALLDASYSFIVVPRMLVDFLSEKKVISYRSCITQLFFLHFLGAGEMFLLVVMAFDRYIAICRPLHYSTIMNPRACYALSLALWLGGFIHSIVQVALILHLPFCGPYQLDNFFCDVPQVIKLACTDTFVVELLMVSNSGLLSLLCFLGLLASYAVILCRIREHSSEGKSKAISTCTTHIIIVFLMFGPAIFIYTHPFQAFPADKVVSLFHTVIFPLMNPVIYTLRNQEVKASMRKLLSQHMFC; encoded by the coding sequence ATGGAAACAGAGAACCTCACAGTGGTGACAGAATTCATTCTTCTTGGTCTGACCCAGTCTCAAGATGCTCAACTTCTGGTCTTTGTGCTAGTCTTAATTTTCTACCTTATCATCCTCCCTGGAAATTTCCTCATCATTTTCACCATAAAGTCAGATCCTGGGCTCACAGCCCCCCTCTATTTCTTTCTGGGCAACTTGGCCTTACTGGATGCATCCTACTCCTTCATTGTGGTTCCCAGGATGTTGGTGGACTTCCTCTCTGAGAAGAAGGTAATCTCCTATAGAAGCTGCATCACTCAGCtctttttcttgcattttcttgGAGCGGGAGAGATGTTCCTTCTCGTTGTGATGGCCTTTGACCGCTACATCGCCATCTGCCGGCCTTTACACTATTCAACCATCATGAACCCTAGAGCCTGCTATGCATTATCGTTGGCTCTGTGGCTTGGGGGCtttatccattccattgtacaAGTAGCCCTTATCCTGCACTTGCCTTTCTGTGGCCCATACCAGCTCGATAACTTCTTCTGTGATGTTCCACAGGTCATCAAGCTGGCCTGTACCGATACCTTTGTGGTGGAGCTTCTGATGGTCTCCAACAGtggcctgctcagcctcctgtgcTTCCTGGGCCTTCTGGCCTCCTATGCAGTCATCCTCTGTCGTATAAGGGAGCACTCCTCTGAAGGAAAGAGCAAGGCTATCTCCACATGCACCACCCATATTATCATTGTATTTCTCATGTTTGGACCTGCTATTTTCATCTACACTCACCCCTTCCAGGCTTTCCCAGCTGACAAGGTAGTTTCTCTTTTCCATACTGTCATCTTTCCTTTGATGAACCCTGTTATTTATACACTTCGCAACCAGGAGGTGAAAGCTTCCATGAGGAAGTTGTTAAGTCAACATATGTTTTGCTga
- the OR4N5 gene encoding olfactory receptor 4N5 isoform X2 — protein sequence METENLTVVTEFILLGLTQSQDAQLLVFVLVLIFYLIILPGNFLIIFTIKSDPGLTAPLYFFLGNLALLDASYSFIVVPRMLVDFLSEKKVIKLACTDTFVVELLMVSNSGLLSLLCFLGLLASYAVILCRIREHSSEGKSKAISTCTTHIIIVFLMFGPAIFIYTHPFQAFPADKVVSLFHTVIFPLMNPVIYTLRNQEVKASMRKLLSQHMFC from the exons ATGGAAACAGAGAACCTCACAGTGGTGACAGAATTCATTCTTCTTGGTCTGACCCAGTCTCAAGATGCTCAACTTCTGGTCTTTGTGCTAGTCTTAATTTTCTACCTTATCATCCTCCCTGGAAATTTCCTCATCATTTTCACCATAAAGTCAGATCCTGGGCTCACAGCCCCCCTCTATTTCTTTCTGGGCAACTTGGCCTTACTGGATGCATCCTACTCCTTCATTGTGGTTCCCAGGATGTTGGTGGACTTCCTCTCTGAGAAGAAG GTCATCAAGCTGGCCTGTACCGATACCTTTGTGGTGGAGCTTCTGATGGTCTCCAACAGtggcctgctcagcctcctgtgcTTCCTGGGCCTTCTGGCCTCCTATGCAGTCATCCTCTGTCGTATAAGGGAGCACTCCTCTGAAGGAAAGAGCAAGGCTATCTCCACATGCACCACCCATATTATCATTGTATTTCTCATGTTTGGACCTGCTATTTTCATCTACACTCACCCCTTCCAGGCTTTCCCAGCTGACAAGGTAGTTTCTCTTTTCCATACTGTCATCTTTCCTTTGATGAACCCTGTTATTTATACACTTCGCAACCAGGAGGTGAAAGCTTCCATGAGGAAGTTGTTAAGTCAACATATGTTTTGCTga